AAGAAACCTTTGTTCTTGCCAAATATCCCGAAATTTATCATGCAATTGATTTTAGGAGAAATGAGTTATCTTCTTTTTTCCGGCAAAAATCTTAGCGCTGAAAAAGTAATAAAGACCGGCTTCCGGTTTCAATTCCCAAAAATAGAGCAGGCTATAGCTGATTTATACGCATAAAAAAAGTGCTGTTTATATAACAGCACTTTTTTTTACTATAAAGATTGTTGAATTAATAATTATTACAGCGTAAACTAACCTTGATATTCAACAAACTTAATCAAAACAAAAACGTAATAGTCTTAAAATTATATTAAAGTTTGGTTAAGGTAATGGTTTGATTCAACATTCGGCTACCTCTTTCCACAAACAAAAAACTGTGACAATTTGACATTTTTAAAGAATTGGCAGTACTTTTGCAATCCAAAGCGAGAAAATGAAAATCAAAAATATTTTTAAAAATAAAACCGAAATGAAAACGGAAAACACGGATAAAGACCCAATTGAGAACGAAACAGAAAACGTGATTAATGAAGTGGAAACTGCTGAAGAACTTAGTGTTGAAGCACAATTGCAGGAAGAAATAGCCAAAGAAAAGGATAAGTTTTTGCGTCTTTTTGCTGAGTTTGAAAATTTCAAGAAAAGAACTGCTAAAGAGCGTATTGATTTATTCAAAACTGCCAATCAGGAAGTATTACAAGCCATGTTGCCTGTTTTAGATGATTTTGACAGAGCTATGGCACAAATTGCTAAATCAGAAGACGAAGTGCTATTGAAAGGCGTGGAATTAATTCACGAAAAACTAAAAAGCACTTTAGTTTCTAAAGGTTTGGAGCAGGTAGATATCAAAACCGGCGATGATTTCAACGCTGATTTTGCTGAGGCTATCACTCAAATTCCGGCTCCAACCGATGATTTGAAAGGAAAAATTGTAGATGTAGTAGAAAAAGGATATAAATTGGGCGACAAAATTATTCGTTTCCCAAAAGTGGTAATCGGTCAATAAGCATACTATGAGCAAAAAAGATTTTTACGAAATATTAGGGGTTTCCAAAAGTGCCTCAGCTGAAGAAATCAAAAAGGCCTATCGAAAGAAAGCCATTGAGTTCCATCCCGATAAAAACCCCGGAAACAAAGAAGCCGAAGAAAACTTCAAAACCGCGGCTGAAGCTTACGAAGTATTAAGCGACCCGGATAAGAAAGCCAAATACGATCAGTACGGTCATGCTGCCTTTGACGGAGCAGGAGGGTTTGGCGGAGGACACCACATGAACATGGATGATATTTTCAGTCAGTTTGGTGATATTTTCGGTGGCGCTTTTGGCGGAGGAGGATTCGGTGGATTCGGCGGTAGTTCAGGAGGACAGCGTCGTGTGAAAGGAAGCAATCTTCGTATCAAAGTTAAAATGACTTTGGAAGAAATTGCCAATGGCGTTGAGAAAAAAGTAAAAGTAAAACGCAAGGTACAAGCACCGGGCGTAAAATATAAAACTTGTTCTACTTGTAACGGACAAGGGCAGGTATTGCGTGTAACCAATACTATTTTGGGCCGAATGCAATCAGCAACAACTTGTCACGTTTGTGGCGGTACCGGACAAACTATCGAAAGTAAACCGAACAATGCTGATGCACACGGTATGATTTTGGAAGACGAAACTGTTTCTATCAAAATTCCGGCAGGCGTAGTAGACGGTATGCAATTAAAAGTTTCCGGAAAAGGGAATGACGCTCCAGGCAATGGCATTCCGGGTGATTTAATTGTGGTTATCGAAGAACTGGAACACGAATTCTTAAAACGAGAAGGGGAAAATCTTCATTATGATTTGTACATCAGTTTTCCTGAAGCCGCTCTCGGTGTTTCCAAAGAAATTGAAGCCGTTAACGGAAAGGTGCGAATCAAACTCGAAGAAGGTATTCAATCCGGTAAAATATTGAGACTGAAAGGCAAAGGAATTCCAAGCCTCAACAGCTACGGAAATGGCGATTTATTAGTCCATGTAAATGTTTGGACACCTAAAAACCTAAGCAAAGAACAAAGACAGTTTTTTGAGAAAGCACAAACCGATGAAAACTTCATCCCAAAACCTGAAAAAAGCGACAAATCTTTTTTTGAAAAAGTAAAAGATATGTTTTCATAATATAAAAAATAGTTTTATATTTGGGTATTACTTGGAAACAAGTAATTTCTTTTTCATAGCAATTTTTCCCATCCTTGTGTTACAATAAGGGTGGGTTTTTTGTTTTCTTTAACATTCTTTTTAGTGCAAATCCCTATTTTTACACAAACAAAAAACAGGTATGAGCAACATCCTCGAAGTAAACCAAGTCGTAAAGCAATACGGTGATTATACCGCGCTTAACGAAGTTTCTTTAACCGTTCCCAAAGGCAGTATCTACGGACTGCTTGGTCCCAATGGCGCCGGTAAAACTTCCCTTATCCGAATCATCAACCAAATTACGATGCCCGATAGTGGCGAAGTTATTTTAGATGGCGAAAAACTAAAGCCGGAAGACGTCAGCGTAATTGGCTATATGCCCGAAGAACGCGGTTTGTACAAAACCATGAAAGTGGGCGAGCAGTGCTTGTATTTGGCACAGTTAAAAGGCCTGTCAAAAGCTGAAGCCAAAAAGGAATTAGACTATTGGTTTGAACGTTTGGAAATTCAAGGTTGGTGGAACAAGAAGATACAAGAGCTCTCTAAAGGGATGGCGCAAAAAATTCAGTTCGTAGTGACCGTGTTGCACAAACCCAAATTGCTGATTCTTGACGAACCCTTCTCAGGTTTTGATCCGGTGAATGCCAATTTGATCAAAGACGAAATCATCGAATTGAACCGAAAAGGAACTTCGGTAATCTTTTCAACACACCGTATGGAAAGTGTCGAAGAAATGTGTGACCACATCGCCTTAATCCACAAATCAAACAAACTCATTGAAGGCAAACTGACCGATGTCAAAAAGCAATACCGAACCAACGATTATGAAGTAGGGATTTTGACCAATAACGTTGAAGGTTTGATGTACGACCTATCGCAAAAGTTTACGCTGTCACAAACCGATTTCAAATCGTTGAACGACGAGCTCAAACTGCAAATCAATCTTGGAAATGCTACTCCAAATGAATTACTGAATACGTTGGTGCAACGAGGACAGGTAACGCATTTTGTAGAGAAAATTCCAAGTGTAAATGATATCTTCATTCAAACGGTAAGCAACTAATAAAGTAAGGCATTTGGATGTTGAGAAGCAGGATTTATAATTCCTGATTCCCAAATCCTTAATCACAAATAATAAAATGAGCAAACTACTACTTATCATCAAAAGAGAATTTATTGCCAAAGTGCGCAACAAATCTTTTATAGTCATGACTTTCTTAAGCCCTTTACTGTTTGTGGGTATCGGTGTTTTTGTAGGCTATCTGAGTTCTATGAAAGCCGATTTAAAAACCATAGCGATCCACGATGAAACGGGCCGCTTTGCCAAAGAATTTAAAAGCGATGACGAATACAAATACGTTGACCTTTCTTTGGTAGATACCAAAATATTGAAAGACAGCATTGTTTCCGAAAGCTATGAAGGTCTTTTGCTAATCCCGAAAGCAGCCGATAATACTACACTGCAAAAAAGTATTCAATACATTTCCAATGACAGTCCGGGCGTTAGTTTTATTGAAGATTTAGAAGAGGTTATTGCCAAAAAAATCACCGCCGAGAACTTTCAAAATGCCCATTTAGATACACTGGCTATCAACCATGCTAAAGCAGATGTTTCTATCAATTTAGCCAAAGCCACCGGAGAGGAAGCACTCAAAGGACTAAACGAAATCAAAATCATCATAGGAGGAGCTTTTGGCTATCTTATCATGATGTTCATTATTCTGTATGGTAATATGGTAATGCGAAGCGTCATCGAAGAAAAAACGTCCCGCATTATTGAAGTAATCATCTCCTCGGTAAAGCCATTCCAACTGATGATGGGTAAAATTATCGGAACTTCCCTTGCCGGTATTTTACAGTTCCTTATATGGGCTTTATTGGGTTTAACAGCCATGTTTGTAGTGTCGAGTATGCTCGGCGTGCACATGGGAGCTACGGCCGGAGTTCAGCAACAAGCTGTTGAGGCAGCACAACACGCCTCAGGAAGCCAGATTCAAATGTATATCAAAGAATTGTGGAACTTGCCTATAGCCACTATTTTAATATCTTTTATCATTTATTTCATTGGAGGTTACTTTCTCTACAGTTCGTTCTATGCCTCAATTGGCGCAGCGGTAGACAACGAAACCGATTCACAACAATTCCTGTTACCTATTATCATGCCTTTGATTTTAGGGGTTTACATAGGTTTCTTTACGGTAATCAACGATCCTCACGGAACGATTGCTACCGTCTTTTCTATGATTCCGCTGACATCGCCAATTGTAATGATGATGCGTATACCGTTTGGCGTGCCGCTTTGGCAAATCATTGTGTCTATGGTATTGCTTTTCGGAACCTTCCTAGGCGTAGTATGGTTTGCTGCCAAAATTTACCGTGTAGGAATACTAATGTACGGCAAAAAACCAAGTTGGAAAGAACTCATCAAGTGGCTTAAATACTAGTTTGAATGGTATAAAGATTTTGTAAAGTATAATCTTTATAAAATCTTTATACTTTCTACCGCTTCCCTTATATTCTACTTATAATGAATGCCGTAACTTTGTCCCATAATCAGAAGCAAAGAAAATGGTAGCCATAAAAAACCAAGCCAATCAATACCTTATCAGTATACTTTCAGTAGCTACGGTTTCCTTATTGGGATTGGCGGTAAGAGAGGTGATAGATTACAAAATCATTGGCTATTTACTGCTGTTCTTGGTGTCTATCCTCGCCATTTTTTTAGAGATAAAACCGGTCTTGCTGGCCGCTATCTTGAGCGCATTAGCTTTAGATTTTCTCTTCATAAAACCTTATTACACCTTACACATCGATAATGCCCAAGATGCTTTATTGCTCTTATTGTTCTTTATCATTGCTTTGATTAATGCCGTGTTGACCTATAAAATCAAACGCATGCAAAAAGCCATTCACATGAAAGAGGCCCGGGTAAATACCATGAAATTATACAATACGCTGCTGGATTCTTTATCCCACGAATTACGCACACCCATAGCCACTATCATAGGGTCTATTGATACGCTGCAGCAAAAGAATGTGAATTTGTCTGCTGACAGCAAAGACAATTTATTCAATGAAATCGAAAAGGCCTCGATGAAACTGAATTACCAAGTAGAGAACTTACTTAATATGTCTCGCTTAGAGTCTGGCTATATTTTGCCTAAATCAGATTGGTGCGATGTAAAAGAGTTGGCCTATAATGCCTGCAATCGCTTAACCGAAGAATTGAAAGATCACAAATGGAGTATCACTGCCGATGACAATTTGCCTTTGTTCAAACTCGATTATGGTTTGATGGAGCAAATTCTGTACAACCTCATTTACAACGCTTCACAATACACTCCCAAAGGCGCCAGAATTCAAATTGAAATCAAATACGATGTTGATACAGATTATGAAGCCCACATGAACGTTATCAAAAAATGCATCATCACCATTGCGGATGACGGTTACGGTTTTCCCGAAGCGGAAATTGACAGGGCGTTCGACAAATTCTATCGCTTGCAAAGTTCCAAAACCGGAGGAACAGGATTGGGTCTTTCTATCGTAAAAGGATTCGTTGAAGCGCAAAACGGAACCATACGATTGAGCAATGCTGAAGAAGGTGGGGCGGTCTTCGAAATGACTTTTGCCGTTGATTGTTTAGCTACTAATTCAGTTGAAAATGAGTAACGGTTTTTCCATATTAGTCATTGACGACGAAAGTCAAATCAGAAAGCTTCTAGAAATTACTTTGGAAGCCAATGGATACAAACTGCTCTTTGCGGTCAATGCCAAGGAAGGCATCACCATGGCAGCCAGTCACCAACCCGATTTGATTTTACTCGATTTAGGTTTACCCGATGAAGACGGACAAGTGGTCTTAAAACAATTGCGCGATTGGTTTAAAAACCCGATTATCATCCTCTCCGTCAAAAGCACCGAAGAAGAAATCGTCAAAGCCTTAGACAGCGGAGCCAATGATTATCTGACCAAACCTTTCCGAACTCAGGAGCTTTTAGCCCGAATCAGAACGGCTTTGCGCGGCAATTTTAATCAAAGTCAGGAACCGGTAATTACGTTTGGTGCCATTACGGTAGATTTCGTTTCCCGAGTTATCAAGGTTAAAGAAGAAGTGTTGAAACTCACCGCCACCGAATACAACTTGTTTACGTTGTTGCTGAAAAACGACGGTCGGGTGTTGACTCATCAATACATACTGAAAGAAATCTGGGGTAATGCTTATGCCGAGCAAACCCAATACTTACGGGTTTTTGTAGCCCAGCTTCGCAAAAAAATGGAAGAAGATCCCAATCGGCCGAAATACATCCTAACCGAATCGGGTGTGGGCTATCGCTTCAACTCCGGCTAAAAACCAATAACATTTCGTTTAAAAATCACTTTGTGGATTCTCCTGTAGAACCCCGCATGGTCCCTCGCATGCCTAAAAATCTAACAATCCAAAAGTCTAATAATCTAATAATCTCAAAAAAATGAATCTTTCAACTCCTCAAAAAGTCACTGCAGTAACACTACTTGTCGCCCTAGGCATCATCTATGGCGATATCGGTACCAGTCCGTTATATGTTATGAAAGCCATCATTGGCACCCGACAAATTTCGGAACTTCTGGTCTATGGCGGTATCTCTTGTGTCTTTTGGACACTGACTTTCCAAACCACCTTTAAATACATTTTCCTCACACTCTCGGCTGATAATCATGGCGAAGGGGGTGTCTTTTCGTTGTATGCACTGGTCAAACGTTTCGGCAAAGGGAAATTAGTCATCCCAACCATATTGGGAGCCACAACATTATTGGCCGATGGTATCATCACTCCACCAATATCGGTAGCCTCAGCGGTAGAAGGACTGGAAGTCATCATACCCAATATTCCAACCATTCCTATCGTGATTGCTATACTGTCGGGCTTATTTATTTTTCAGCGCTTCGGAACGCAAAAGGTAGGTTTCATCTTTGGGCCGGCCATGGTCATTTGGTTTACCATGTTGTTCGTATTGGGCTTTGCTCAAATCCTTCACCACCCTAACATCTTAAAAGCATTGAATCCTGTTTATGCCTACGAATTATTGGTTACTTACCCCAAAGGGTTTTGGTTACTCGGAGCCGTATTCCTTTGTACCACCGGTGCCGAAGCTTTGTATTCTGATTTGGGGCATTGCGGTAAAAAGAACATTCGCATCACTTGGGTTTTCGTCAAAATTTGTTTGATCGTAAACTATTTAGGACAAGCGGCTTGGCTGATGAATCAAGGGAACCCTTTGTTAGGCGACCGCAATCCGTTTTACAGCATTATGCCGCATTGGTTTTTACTTATCGGGATTGTTATTGCCACTTTGGCTACCATTATTGCCTCTCAAGCCTTGATTAGCGGTTCGTTTACTTTGATTAACGAAGCCATCTCCCTGAACTTTTGGCCCAGAGTGACGCTGAAAAACCCAACCAACTTAAAAGGACAAATCTACATTCCGTCTGTGAATACGATACTTTGGATTGGGTGTATCATGATGATTTTGTACTTCAAAACATCCACCCACATGGAAGCGGCCTATGGCTTTTCGATTACCATTGCCATGATGATGACCACGTTGCTGCTGATGTATTATTTGGTTTTTATCAAAAAGATAAATAAAGGCTGGGTAACAATAATCCTAATCGTTTTCTCTATTATCGAAGTGTCTTTTTTTATTGCCAATGTCTCTAAAATCAAAGAACGATGGATGTTCTTATTTTTCGAGTTGTTCATCTTTATGGTCATGTATGTTTGGTACTATTCCCGAAAAATCAACAATCGTTTCTTGCGATTTACCAACCTGATGGAACAAACGCAAAGCTTAGCCACCCTGAGCGAAGACGACGCTATTCCGAAATATGCCACGCATTTGATTTATCTATCCAAAGCCGACAAAACCTATGAAATAGAGGAAAAGATTATCAAATCCATCTTTGCCAAACAACCCAAAAGAGCCGACGTGTACTGGTTCTTCCACATCAACAGAACCAACGAGCCGTTTACGCTCAATTACGAGGTAGTGGAATTGTTAGACGACAAAGTCATCAAGATAATCCTCAACATCGGTTTCCGTGTGCAGCCTAAAGTCGAGCTGTATTTCAAGAAAATTGTACAGGATTTGGTTAACCAAAAAGAACTCAATCTCCACATCCGCCCTGATGGCTCTACCAAATACAACGCTGAGCCCGACTATAAATTTGTCATCATTGAGAAATACATTTCCGTAGAAAATCAATTTGCTTTCAAAGAAGGCTGGATGATGACCACCTATTTCTGGCTCAAAAAACTGTCGCTTTCTGATGAAAAAGCCTTTGGCTTAGATAAAAGCGATGTACAAATAGAAGAATATCCTATGGTGTATTCTCCCGTAACCAATTTAGAATTAAACCGAAAATAAGATGAAACACTTCCTGATTACAATAGCTCTGGTATCAGCTTTTAGCGGCTTTGCTCAACAAGATACCATCACAACAAAGATTCCGTTTGACGGCATGGACATGACTTGGCAAAATGGTTCCGACCGCAGAACATCGCCACCCGTATTGGCCACCAAGTATTTTACCGGGAGTGTCATGCTCGATATCAATTATACGCATTCGTTTAATAACCCGATAGATAATACCGTAGTAGGGTCTACGGCTCTCGCTCGAAATAATGAATTTCAGGTTTCTAGTGCCAATTTAGGAGGAGACTTTAACTATGAAAACGCCCGTGGCCGAATCATGATGCAGTTCGGGACCCGTTCTACAGTGGTGCCGCGTAACGATTACAGTGTGTACAGAGGCCAATACCAGCTGGATAATGTCTACCGCTATTTGTCTGAAGCCTACGCCGGATACCATTTTGATAAGTGGTACGGTATCAATGTTGATGCCGGGATGTTCATGTCTTATATCGGTTTGAATTCCTATTATCAGGTGGAGAATTGGGAATACCAAGCGTCGTTTACTTCGGATAATACCCCTTGGTTTTTCAACGGATTGCGGGTACAAGTCTTTCCGACTAAACATCTGAAAATAGAAGGCTGGCTGATTAACGGTTGGCAAAGCTACGGCAAGTTCAACAGCATGCCCGGCTTGGGAGGTAATGTTACGTGGTGTCCGAACGAAGCCGTAAAAGTATTGACCAATGATTACTACGGAACCGATGCGGCGGGTTTAAAAAACCGAATCCGTTTTCATTCGGATAATAGTTTGTTAGTGAGGTATTACAACCAACCTAAAGCCAAAGGCATCAGCAGAGCGGCTTTCTCTAGTACCTTTGATATAGGTTTTGAAAGTGGGGATGGCGTTGGCGGGTTCAACGGCAATTCCGAAACACCGTCGCAGTACTTCTTGAGTGGTATGGTGTACAACCGTATTTGGTTTAATCAAAATAAGATGGCGTGGACGCTGGGCGGTGGCTATATGACCAATCCCGGTCGCTATTTGGTATTGTATCCAACAGGTGATGCGAGTCCGTTGCCCAATCCGAATGACCCGACGCAAACCGCAGGAACCCATCCGTTCTCTGCCAATCCCGGCGATGAATTCAAAGGTTGGGACTGTTCAACCAATTTCGATTTTATGCCCAATCAAAGCATTACCTTTCGTTTGGAATTCGTGCACCGTGAAGCCAGCGTGCCTTATTTTGCCGGAAGCGGCGGCGTTACTTCACCAACAGGCTATACCACAACACCCTTACCCGGTGACTGGCAACCCGATTTAGTGAAAATGGAAAACAGAATTATCTTTGCCGTATTATTCAGAATCTAACAATCGGCCATATTAACAGCTACAGCGAGACCTCCTTCGGAGGTTTCCTTGTATTTAGAGTTCATGTCTTTGGCGGTTTGCCACATGGTATCAATCACTTTATCTAAAGGAACTTTGGCGTTTTTAGCATCGGTTTCCATAGCGAGTTCAGCCGCGTTGATGGCTTTGATAGCCCCCATGGTATTGCGCTCTATACACGGAATTTGAACCAGTCCGCCTATAGGGTCGCAAGTCAGCCCCAAGTGGTGTTCCATGGCAATTTCGGCCGCCATTAAAACCTGGTCCGGTGTACCGCCCATGACTTCACACAAAGCTCCGGCAGCCATAGCTGAGGAAACGCCAATTTCGGCTTGACAACCACCCATAGCAGCGGATATAGTCGACCCTTTCTTGAAGATACTGCCTATTTCGCCGGCTACCATCAGGAATTGTTTGATTTGTTTTTCGTCGGCTTCGTGGTTTTCAATCACCATATAATACATCAACACAGCCGGGATAACTCCGGCACTGCCATTGGTAGGCGCGGTTACTACTCGGCCCAAAGCGGCATTCACTTCATTCACGGCAAGGGCAAAACAACTAACCCATTTCAGGATTTGGCGAAACTTTACTTCGGTTTTTCTGATGCATTGCAGCCATTCTTGAGGCGAATTATAATTCGATAATCCAATCAAATTTTGATGCATGTCAAAAGCACGACGACGTACGTTTAGTCCGCCCGGTAGGATGCCTTCGGAGTGACAACCTATATACATGCACTCCAACATGGTGTTCCAAATGCGCAATAGTTCGCTGTGCACTTCGGCTTCAGGACGCATCGAGATTTCATTGGCATAAACAATCTCGGAAATCGATTTGTTTTCTTTAATGGTGTACTCCAAAAGCTCCGCAGCATTTTGAATAGGGAACGGAAAGGCACACTTGATAGCCAGTTTCTTTTTAGCATTGACGCGTTCTTCTTTCACCACAAATCCGCCACCAATAGAGTAGAAGGTCGACGAATAGCTGCTGCCATCCAACAAGGTAGCCGTAAAGGTTAGCCCGTTGGCATGAAAAGGCAGGAAGTTTTTATTGAAAACAATGTCGGTTTTCGCATCAAAAGCAATCAGCAACTGATCGGCTAAATTGATTTGGTGCGTCGTTTTTATAGTAGTGATAATCTTGTCTATGTTTTGTACCGGAATATACTCAGGGTCCTGACCGCTTAAGCCAAGCATTACGGCATAATCAGTAGCGTGGCCTTTACCGGTTAAGGAGAGCGAACCGTATAAATCAACCTTAATCTTAGTGGTTTTGTCTAAGGTGTTTTCTTCTTTCAGTTCATTCAAAAAGCGTTCTGCGGCACGCCAAGGCCCCAAAGTGTGCGAGCTGGACGGTCCAACCCCAATTTTAAGCATATCAAAAACGGAAATGCATTCTTCCATAGGTACTTTATCGATTTAGTTAAAGCAAATATAGAGAAGAATTGTGAATGGTAAATGAAGAAAGGTAGTTTAAAAACAGCTCAAAAACGGTTTTTTACTGCAGCAAAACGAGTAAAAAAACGATTAAAAGTGATTTTTTTGGCTGTTGAAAAGCCTTTTTTTGTCTGATAAGGACGTTGTTTTCAGTTTGTCCTGATGACTTTTTGAACTCATCAGGACCGGTTTTCAAACTCATCAGGACGAGTTGGAAAACTCATCAGGACGAATTGACGAAAAGTTTCGTAAAAGTCAAACCAAAAACAAGCCCCGAAATGCAGTGCTTTCCGGGGCTTGAACTTATGAATTACTCAAAATTTGCAGAGGTTACGGGCAGAGACTCTTGCTTTCTCTATATGATGTTACGATACATTCAGGCATCGAATCATAGTGTTGTATAGTGCTGTTTGAGGTTTTGGTAGTCATAGGTCAAAAAAAGATAAATGGTTTAACTAGTTTTTATTAGGAGCTGCTGTCTGAAACTAAATATGCAAAGTTTATGCCATTTTTGTTGAAGGAAGTCAATTTTATAGCTCAAAGGATTCAAATCAAAGCGATTCAAGAGTGATTAACTATGGTAATCATAGAGAAAATGAGCATAAGGTTATGCAACCTTTAGCAAAAGGTTAAATTCTTTTTCTTCATCAAAAATAACCTTACCTTTATACAACTCAAAATACCTCTTATTACCTTTATCAAAAAGGAATGAAATCCAAGTAAAGTACAGAGGCAAAACAATTCATAATTCATAACTCATAACTCATAACTAAATAAAATGACATCAAACGTAAAAGCTTATGGTACCGGAGCACCGGATGCTCCCTTAGCCCAAATGAACATAGAACGCCGAGACGTTTTAGCTCATGATATTGAAATCGAAATCCTGTACTGTGGCGTATGCCATTCGGATTTACACACAGCCCGAAACGATTGGGGTTTTACCACTTACCCTGCTGTGCCCGGTCACGAAATTGTGGGTAAAGTAACCCGCGTAGGTAGCGCTGTCAGCAAACTAAAAGTAGGCGACGTAGCTGCAGTGGGCTGCTTGGTCGATTCGTGTCGCACCTGCAGTAGCTGTGAAAAAGACCTTGAACAATACTGCTTGAACGGCTGGGTAGGCACCTACAACAGTGCCGATAAACACCTTGGCGGTATGACCTACGGAGGCTATTCGGAAAAGATAGTCGTAGATGAAAAGTATGTGCTAACCGTACCCGATAACTTAGACTTGGCCGCTGTTGCTCCTTTATTGTGCGCCGGAATCACCACTTGGTCTCCGTTGCGCCATTGGAACGTAACCAAAGGCAGTAAAGTAGCTGTAGTAGGTCTGGGTGGTTTAGGACACATGGCCATCAAACTAGCCAAAGGGTTGGGAGCAGAGGTAACCTTGTTCTCCAGAACACCCGGTAAAGA
Above is a genomic segment from Flavobacterium phycosphaerae containing:
- a CDS encoding nucleotide exchange factor GrpE, with product MKIKNIFKNKTEMKTENTDKDPIENETENVINEVETAEELSVEAQLQEEIAKEKDKFLRLFAEFENFKKRTAKERIDLFKTANQEVLQAMLPVLDDFDRAMAQIAKSEDEVLLKGVELIHEKLKSTLVSKGLEQVDIKTGDDFNADFAEAITQIPAPTDDLKGKIVDVVEKGYKLGDKIIRFPKVVIGQ
- the dnaJ gene encoding molecular chaperone DnaJ; translation: MSKKDFYEILGVSKSASAEEIKKAYRKKAIEFHPDKNPGNKEAEENFKTAAEAYEVLSDPDKKAKYDQYGHAAFDGAGGFGGGHHMNMDDIFSQFGDIFGGAFGGGGFGGFGGSSGGQRRVKGSNLRIKVKMTLEEIANGVEKKVKVKRKVQAPGVKYKTCSTCNGQGQVLRVTNTILGRMQSATTCHVCGGTGQTIESKPNNADAHGMILEDETVSIKIPAGVVDGMQLKVSGKGNDAPGNGIPGDLIVVIEELEHEFLKREGENLHYDLYISFPEAALGVSKEIEAVNGKVRIKLEEGIQSGKILRLKGKGIPSLNSYGNGDLLVHVNVWTPKNLSKEQRQFFEKAQTDENFIPKPEKSDKSFFEKVKDMFS
- a CDS encoding ABC transporter ATP-binding protein is translated as MSNILEVNQVVKQYGDYTALNEVSLTVPKGSIYGLLGPNGAGKTSLIRIINQITMPDSGEVILDGEKLKPEDVSVIGYMPEERGLYKTMKVGEQCLYLAQLKGLSKAEAKKELDYWFERLEIQGWWNKKIQELSKGMAQKIQFVVTVLHKPKLLILDEPFSGFDPVNANLIKDEIIELNRKGTSVIFSTHRMESVEEMCDHIALIHKSNKLIEGKLTDVKKQYRTNDYEVGILTNNVEGLMYDLSQKFTLSQTDFKSLNDELKLQINLGNATPNELLNTLVQRGQVTHFVEKIPSVNDIFIQTVSN
- a CDS encoding ABC transporter permease, with amino-acid sequence MSKLLLIIKREFIAKVRNKSFIVMTFLSPLLFVGIGVFVGYLSSMKADLKTIAIHDETGRFAKEFKSDDEYKYVDLSLVDTKILKDSIVSESYEGLLLIPKAADNTTLQKSIQYISNDSPGVSFIEDLEEVIAKKITAENFQNAHLDTLAINHAKADVSINLAKATGEEALKGLNEIKIIIGGAFGYLIMMFIILYGNMVMRSVIEEKTSRIIEVIISSVKPFQLMMGKIIGTSLAGILQFLIWALLGLTAMFVVSSMLGVHMGATAGVQQQAVEAAQHASGSQIQMYIKELWNLPIATILISFIIYFIGGYFLYSSFYASIGAAVDNETDSQQFLLPIIMPLILGVYIGFFTVINDPHGTIATVFSMIPLTSPIVMMMRIPFGVPLWQIIVSMVLLFGTFLGVVWFAAKIYRVGILMYGKKPSWKELIKWLKY
- a CDS encoding sensor histidine kinase, with translation MVAIKNQANQYLISILSVATVSLLGLAVREVIDYKIIGYLLLFLVSILAIFLEIKPVLLAAILSALALDFLFIKPYYTLHIDNAQDALLLLLFFIIALINAVLTYKIKRMQKAIHMKEARVNTMKLYNTLLDSLSHELRTPIATIIGSIDTLQQKNVNLSADSKDNLFNEIEKASMKLNYQVENLLNMSRLESGYILPKSDWCDVKELAYNACNRLTEELKDHKWSITADDNLPLFKLDYGLMEQILYNLIYNASQYTPKGARIQIEIKYDVDTDYEAHMNVIKKCIITIADDGYGFPEAEIDRAFDKFYRLQSSKTGGTGLGLSIVKGFVEAQNGTIRLSNAEEGGAVFEMTFAVDCLATNSVENE
- a CDS encoding response regulator, which encodes MSNGFSILVIDDESQIRKLLEITLEANGYKLLFAVNAKEGITMAASHQPDLILLDLGLPDEDGQVVLKQLRDWFKNPIIILSVKSTEEEIVKALDSGANDYLTKPFRTQELLARIRTALRGNFNQSQEPVITFGAITVDFVSRVIKVKEEVLKLTATEYNLFTLLLKNDGRVLTHQYILKEIWGNAYAEQTQYLRVFVAQLRKKMEEDPNRPKYILTESGVGYRFNSG
- a CDS encoding KUP/HAK/KT family potassium transporter; this translates as MNLSTPQKVTAVTLLVALGIIYGDIGTSPLYVMKAIIGTRQISELLVYGGISCVFWTLTFQTTFKYIFLTLSADNHGEGGVFSLYALVKRFGKGKLVIPTILGATTLLADGIITPPISVASAVEGLEVIIPNIPTIPIVIAILSGLFIFQRFGTQKVGFIFGPAMVIWFTMLFVLGFAQILHHPNILKALNPVYAYELLVTYPKGFWLLGAVFLCTTGAEALYSDLGHCGKKNIRITWVFVKICLIVNYLGQAAWLMNQGNPLLGDRNPFYSIMPHWFLLIGIVIATLATIIASQALISGSFTLINEAISLNFWPRVTLKNPTNLKGQIYIPSVNTILWIGCIMMILYFKTSTHMEAAYGFSITIAMMMTTLLLMYYLVFIKKINKGWVTIILIVFSIIEVSFFIANVSKIKERWMFLFFELFIFMVMYVWYYSRKINNRFLRFTNLMEQTQSLATLSEDDAIPKYATHLIYLSKADKTYEIEEKIIKSIFAKQPKRADVYWFFHINRTNEPFTLNYEVVELLDDKVIKIILNIGFRVQPKVELYFKKIVQDLVNQKELNLHIRPDGSTKYNAEPDYKFVIIEKYISVENQFAFKEGWMMTTYFWLKKLSLSDEKAFGLDKSDVQIEEYPMVYSPVTNLELNRK